The DNA segment ACTCATCTTTTAACTCTTTATGTAACCACTCTATAAATGGAAATGAAAATCCTTTTTTTCTTCTATTTACAATTTCCAAAGGAAGATACTTTTCTGCTATTTTTTTCAAAAGATATTTGTTTGTATTTCCTATTTTAACACTTTTATCAATACTAAGAACATATTCAACAAGCCGATAATCTAAAAAAGGCGCCCTTAACTCTAATGAATGTGCCATAGACATCCTATCTATTTTTGTCATTAGAACATCTTCAATCCAAATTTTAAAATCTATATATGTTAACCATTTAAAAGGTGGATAATTACAATTATAATTATCGATATATGATGAAGCCTTATAATTAAGCAACAATTTTTCTTTTTGAATCTCAGTAAAAGTTTCTCCACTTGTCTGATATATGTGTTTTTTGTTTAGTGCCCTAAAGTTATATTCCCAATCTTTAGTCAAATTAAAAACTTCTTTTTGAGGCTTCTTATCATAATACTCCAACATTTTGAAATAATTATCATAGCCCAAAAAACTCTCATCACTTCCTTCACCAGATAATGCGACTTTAATGCCATGTTTATTTATAAACTCACTTAATAAATAAGTTGGAATTGATGCACTATCTGCAAAAGGTTCATCCATCTGATTAAAAACTAAATCAAGTGTATTTACAAAATCTTTACTATTCATGATTAACTCATGATGATTTGATTTTATATGTTTCGAAACAACTTTTGCATAATTAAGTTCACTATAATGTTCATATTCATCATAACCTATACAAAAGGTGTTAATCTTCTTCCTTCCAATTTTTGCATATAGTGCTGACACTAAAGAAGAGTCAACTCCTCCAGAAAGTAATGTTGCAACTTCAACATCAGAGACAAGTCTACTTTTAACTGAAGAGATTAAAATTTCCTCAATTCTTTTTAATGCCTCCTCTTCATCAAAAAC comes from the Halarcobacter ebronensis genome and includes:
- the asnB gene encoding asparagine synthase (glutamine-hydrolyzing) → MCGIIGTNNKSVNFTKAVELLEHRGPDNLGYYEYKNNQFGHTRLSIIDLDKEANQPMEFDQLVITFNGEIYNYKELIESEKLHCVTKSDTEVLIRLYQKYGKDFLNKLNGMFSFCIYDKTKDSFFCARDRFGKKPFYYYHKDGIFIYASEIKSILKLLCTQPEMNMNAFYEYLSFMTPINTNTFYKDIKKLFAGSFLYKEGKEFITKKYYDIDNINTTVFDEEEALKRIEEILISSVKSRLVSDVEVATLLSGGVDSSLVSALYAKIGRKKINTFCIGYDEYEHYSELNYAKVVSKHIKSNHHELIMNSKDFVNTLDLVFNQMDEPFADSASIPTYLLSEFINKHGIKVALSGEGSDESFLGYDNYFKMLEYYDKKPQKEVFNLTKDWEYNFRALNKKHIYQTSGETFTEIQKEKLLLNYKASSYIDNYNCNYPPFKWLTYIDFKIWIEDVLMTKIDRMSMAHSLELRAPFLDYRLVEYVLSIDKSVKIGNTNKYLLKKIAEKYLPLEIVNRRKKGFSFPFIEWLHKELKDESLSTILKANKKLGLFDENFLKYIYTESKDGRFKQHFWSLYIFAKWFNQNY